A stretch of Meiothermus sp. Pnk-1 DNA encodes these proteins:
- a CDS encoding N-6 DNA methylase: MFYAIRISGSLLTEEFLQSLTRPEALKEVGLSPEALRDRFYALLNLCERLPDLFELQDTSRAREAWLLPFFRALDYKPVYNRGHLAVADQTFPISHRGWEAEDAPPLHLVAAELDLRPSRREKSPQALLQTYLNLHPSQDWGVLACPWEVRLLRKYYHVSVPGYVAFNLVELFKAPRDQALKEFQILWLLLHPSRFRKGSDGKTPLDRYYEAARETGTRAREALRKGVVEALQVLGNAFLNDALRQKLQDEETLKAYHAELLRLVYRILFLLYAESRNLLPAEGPLSWVYQREYSISALRERASQPNPFGEDAHTDLWEKLLLTFQLVHRGDERLGIPALNGELFDPEGLPLLTGGVLDPGERAQNPDLPRPANAKLLQAIRLLTHVERDGALERINYRDLEVEEIGHVYEGILALAPRLVEGRYTLESHLLERKASGSYYTPRELVQLVLQESLVPVVEARLQEVGEDPKRQEEALLSLKVVDPAMGSGAFLISALEYLAEKLLEVRGQDKSDLEALYEARHQVAARCLYGVDLNPMAVELAKLSLWVASAARGKPLSFLDHHFKVGNSLVGAPPDFLSLGIPKEAYDREGVPKEARKALRFGPVGEGLFFQPPAPPPLDFAEESAAQVEEKRRRYQAWRESEPVRKLELLADYWTAAFFLRPAPGVRLPDGEGLNWLVQQAHASLSQLEQSSYLNPPTRAAIQVAKERHRFFHWWLEFPEVFARGGFDVVLGNPPWEVLEPDEKEFFSDKDPAIAALAGRARKDAIDKLKETNPDLHQAWLQHVHDVEATVGFTRHSGRYPLTAKGDANTYRYFAELARSLIAPKGRAGIIVPTGIATDDSNKDFFAEVVERGQLSALLDFENREKIFPAVDSRQKFCVFALRGRALGKDAPAKLVFFATEVDHARDPERLFSLTPEEFALLNPNTRTCPVFRTRQDAELTKAIYRKVPILWREEPEENPWGIRFRQGLFNMTSDSGLFRTQDDLKAQGFRLVGNRFVRGEEVYLPLYEAKMLWHYDHRFATYEGSDTRDMTLEEHQDPARLPLPRYWVPAQEVEERLRQRDRRGNVLWEWKRGWLLGFRDITNATNERTTIFTVLPRVGVGHTVPLALTAEGAPKILALIGNTSALVLDYVARQKVGGTHLTFHYLKQFPILPPSAYTPQDLAFLVPRVLELTYTAWDLAPLAQDVWKEADEALRQAILAWKAQASLHPNTPPEWLQGPYPFPPFVWDEERRARIRAELDAYYARLYGLTRKQLRYILDPKDLTEGELADILSPYEEVEDPLDEKAYRKRQGASTFPGETFRVLKEKEERHHGEYRTRRLVLQAWERLGEWGLLT; encoded by the coding sequence GTGTTCTACGCCATCCGCATTTCCGGAAGCCTTCTCACCGAGGAGTTTCTGCAAAGCCTCACCCGGCCCGAGGCCCTGAAGGAGGTGGGGCTTAGCCCGGAGGCGCTTCGGGACCGCTTCTACGCCCTTTTGAACCTCTGCGAGCGCCTGCCCGACCTCTTTGAGCTTCAGGACACCTCCCGGGCCCGGGAGGCCTGGCTTTTGCCCTTCTTCCGCGCCCTGGACTACAAGCCGGTCTACAACCGGGGCCACCTGGCGGTGGCGGACCAGACCTTTCCCATCAGCCACCGGGGGTGGGAGGCCGAGGACGCCCCACCCCTGCACCTGGTGGCCGCGGAGCTGGACCTAAGGCCTAGCCGCAGGGAGAAAAGCCCCCAGGCCCTCCTCCAGACCTACCTGAACCTCCACCCAAGCCAGGACTGGGGCGTTTTGGCCTGCCCCTGGGAGGTGCGCCTTTTGCGCAAGTACTACCACGTCTCCGTCCCGGGGTACGTGGCCTTCAACCTGGTGGAGCTCTTCAAGGCCCCCAGGGACCAGGCCCTGAAGGAGTTCCAGATCCTCTGGCTCCTCCTCCACCCGAGCCGCTTCCGGAAGGGCTCGGACGGGAAGACCCCCCTGGACCGCTACTACGAGGCCGCCCGGGAGACGGGCACCCGGGCCCGGGAGGCCCTGCGCAAGGGGGTGGTGGAGGCCCTCCAGGTCCTGGGCAACGCCTTCCTCAACGACGCCCTTCGCCAAAAGCTCCAGGACGAGGAAACCCTCAAGGCCTACCACGCCGAGCTCCTCCGGCTTGTCTACCGCATCCTCTTCCTCCTCTACGCGGAAAGCCGGAACCTGCTTCCCGCCGAGGGGCCCCTTTCCTGGGTCTACCAGCGGGAGTACAGCATCTCGGCCCTCAGGGAGCGGGCATCCCAGCCAAACCCCTTCGGCGAGGACGCCCACACCGACCTCTGGGAGAAGCTCCTCCTCACCTTCCAGCTGGTCCACCGGGGGGACGAGCGCCTGGGGATCCCGGCCCTAAACGGGGAGCTCTTTGACCCCGAGGGCCTTCCCCTCCTCACAGGGGGCGTGCTGGACCCCGGGGAGCGGGCGCAGAACCCCGACCTGCCCCGGCCCGCAAACGCCAAGCTCCTCCAGGCCATCCGGCTCCTCACCCACGTGGAGCGGGACGGGGCCTTGGAGCGCATCAACTACCGCGACCTCGAGGTGGAAGAAATCGGCCACGTCTACGAGGGGATCCTGGCCCTCGCCCCCCGCCTGGTGGAAGGGCGCTACACCCTGGAAAGCCACCTCCTGGAGCGGAAGGCCTCGGGCAGCTACTACACCCCCCGGGAGCTGGTGCAGCTGGTCCTCCAGGAGAGCCTGGTGCCGGTGGTGGAGGCCCGGCTCCAGGAGGTGGGGGAGGACCCCAAACGCCAGGAGGAGGCCCTCCTCTCCCTCAAGGTGGTGGACCCGGCCATGGGCTCGGGGGCCTTCCTCATCTCCGCCCTGGAGTACCTGGCGGAAAAGCTTCTGGAGGTGCGGGGGCAGGACAAAAGCGACCTCGAGGCCCTCTACGAGGCCCGCCACCAGGTGGCCGCCCGCTGCCTCTACGGGGTGGACCTGAACCCCATGGCGGTGGAGCTGGCCAAGCTCTCCCTGTGGGTGGCCTCGGCCGCCCGGGGCAAACCCCTCTCCTTCCTGGACCACCACTTCAAGGTGGGCAACTCCCTGGTGGGCGCCCCGCCGGACTTCCTCTCCTTGGGCATCCCCAAGGAGGCCTACGACCGGGAGGGGGTTCCCAAGGAGGCCCGCAAGGCCCTGCGCTTCGGCCCCGTGGGGGAAGGCCTCTTCTTCCAGCCCCCCGCGCCCCCGCCCCTAGACTTCGCCGAGGAAAGCGCCGCCCAGGTGGAGGAAAAACGGCGCCGCTACCAGGCCTGGCGGGAAAGCGAGCCGGTGCGCAAGCTGGAGCTTTTGGCCGACTACTGGACTGCCGCCTTCTTCCTGCGCCCGGCCCCCGGGGTGCGCCTGCCCGACGGGGAGGGGCTCAACTGGCTGGTGCAGCAGGCCCACGCCTCCTTGAGCCAGCTTGAGCAGAGCTCCTACCTCAACCCCCCCACCCGGGCCGCCATCCAGGTCGCCAAGGAGCGCCACCGCTTCTTCCACTGGTGGCTGGAGTTCCCCGAGGTCTTCGCCCGGGGGGGTTTTGACGTGGTCCTAGGAAACCCGCCGTGGGAGGTTCTGGAGCCCGACGAAAAGGAGTTTTTCTCGGATAAAGACCCCGCTATTGCCGCCCTCGCTGGGAGAGCCCGAAAGGACGCCATAGATAAGCTAAAGGAAACCAACCCCGATCTGCATCAAGCCTGGCTTCAGCATGTCCACGACGTTGAGGCCACGGTAGGGTTCACCCGGCATAGTGGCCGCTACCCCCTCACCGCCAAGGGGGACGCAAACACTTACCGCTACTTCGCCGAGCTGGCCCGAAGCCTCATAGCCCCCAAGGGGCGGGCAGGGATTATCGTCCCCACCGGCATCGCCACCGACGACTCCAACAAGGACTTCTTCGCCGAGGTGGTGGAACGGGGTCAGCTCTCGGCGCTCCTGGACTTTGAGAACCGCGAGAAGATATTTCCAGCGGTGGATAGCCGCCAAAAGTTCTGCGTCTTCGCCCTCCGGGGCAGGGCCCTGGGGAAGGACGCCCCCGCCAAGCTGGTCTTCTTCGCCACGGAGGTGGACCACGCCCGGGACCCCGAGCGCCTCTTCAGCCTGACCCCAGAGGAGTTCGCCCTCCTAAACCCCAACACCCGCACCTGCCCCGTCTTCCGCACCCGGCAGGACGCCGAGCTCACCAAGGCCATCTACCGGAAGGTGCCCATCCTCTGGCGGGAGGAGCCGGAGGAAAACCCCTGGGGCATCCGGTTCCGGCAGGGGCTTTTCAACATGACCAGCGACTCGGGCCTCTTCCGCACCCAGGATGACCTAAAAGCCCAAGGCTTCCGCCTGGTGGGCAACCGCTTCGTGCGGGGCGAAGAGGTCTACCTCCCCCTCTACGAGGCCAAGATGCTCTGGCACTACGACCACCGCTTCGCCACCTACGAGGGCTCCGACACCCGGGACATGACCCTCGAGGAGCACCAGGACCCCGCCCGCCTGCCCCTTCCCCGCTACTGGGTGCCCGCCCAAGAGGTGGAGGAGCGCCTAAGGCAAAGGGACCGGAGGGGGAATGTCCTTTGGGAGTGGAAGCGGGGGTGGTTGCTTGGGTTTAGGGATATCACCAACGCCACCAACGAGCGCACGACCATTTTCACGGTCCTCCCAAGGGTAGGAGTGGGTCATACCGTTCCCCTGGCCTTGACTGCCGAGGGGGCTCCGAAGATACTGGCCCTGATCGGCAACACTTCCGCTTTAGTCCTGGACTACGTGGCCCGGCAAAAGGTGGGCGGAACCCACCTCACCTTCCACTACCTCAAGCAGTTCCCCATCCTCCCCCCCTCCGCCTACACCCCCCAGGACCTCGCCTTCCTGGTCCCCCGGGTTCTGGAACTCACCTACACCGCCTGGGACCTAGCTCCCCTCGCCCAGGACGTGTGGAAGGAAGCGGACGAGGCCCTCCGCCAGGCGATCCTGGCTTGGAAGGCCCAGGCCTCCCTCCACCCCAACACGCCCCCGGAGTGGCTCCAGGGCCCTTACCCCTTCCCGCCCTTCGTCTGGGACGAGGAGCGGAGGGCCAGGATCCGGGCCGAGCTGGACGCCTACTACGCCAGGCTTTACGGCCTCACCCGGAAGCAACTCCGCTACATCCTGGACCCCAAGGACCTCACCGAGGGGGAGCTTGCCGACATCCTCTCCCCCTACGAAGAGGTGGAAGACCCCCTGGACGAAAAGGCCTACCGCAAGCGCCAGGGGGCGAGCACCTTCCCAGGCGAGACCTTCCGGGTCCTCAAGGAGAAGGAGGAAAGGCACCACGGGGAGTACCGTACCCGGAGGCTGGTGCTCCAGGCCTGGGAGCGGCTGGGAGAATGGGGGTTGCTCACTTGA
- a CDS encoding helicase-related protein: MNLEDLLRPGALFRARGRDFRLEHRQGDVLFARAVDTEEEALFYLPLEGPGLRLTTLGLPPATPGDPALHDLLLRALDLSTLHADAPFLALQRSRVVPANYQLVPLLMALRQPEVRLLIADDVGLGKTVEAGLIVKELLLRNKARRVLVLAPAHLLPQWQEALRRFFHLEFAILSGPNLKRLARTLPPGANPWAHFDRVIASVDYAKQDGVRHLVLHQDWDLLLVDEAHMAARPPTERGKQMERYRLVRELSRRVPHLLLLTATPHSGHSESFQSLLEHLDAGRLGLFKGGVLDREAAKKHVVQRRRRDVEDWFRREGKPSPFPEREAREVPVEPNRAELELFEAVRRYQAEVYDPDPAKVPVLGRWLSMHLMRRATSSPRALEQSLKRRKALLENALSAQEATDEEAAALFDGVPDKLLPEEAEVGLELTLADQARLEAEKAYLEVLLRHLRSWRKDSKLEALLEMLKDPLRLGRGRTLVFTRYKDTLDYLVEKLQEALPYPVFAVHGEMREEEREAVLEAFVREKPAVLVATDVFSEGLNLQHHASQLVHYDLPWNPNRLEQRNGRIDRFGQPEPVVRIRTLYYERSFDVAVFRLLLEKAERIRRELGVVPAFFGEETYLRARLEALWQRDWRGERRLQAPLFAEEEAPEWEAAYRAVREGFYGHSEFSLPDVENRLQEALKRAGSPKTLESFVLDGLRYLGWQVEGQDPYTAQRGAGEPVPGLPPEFGPFSFDPQAPLGVEVLDLAHPLVEHLVGHLRFRAYRDLDGARTALLALPPGAGEPVALYHFRARFLGPKGEVLESLFRKGVRLLDLKELPPEKTEALWQNRRKQAPALSRQQARILAEEALRAPLEELGPKGALEVLARLRAEREALKRDLARAYGTLPEAFQDLDRLELLGHELLAITLLA, encoded by the coding sequence ATGAACCTGGAAGACCTCCTCCGCCCCGGGGCCCTTTTCCGCGCCCGGGGCCGGGATTTCCGCCTCGAGCACCGCCAGGGGGACGTGCTCTTCGCCCGGGCGGTGGACACCGAGGAGGAGGCCCTCTTCTACCTGCCCCTCGAGGGCCCCGGCCTCCGCCTCACCACCCTGGGCCTGCCCCCGGCCACCCCGGGGGACCCCGCCCTGCACGACCTCCTCCTGCGGGCTTTGGACCTCTCCACCCTCCACGCCGACGCCCCCTTCCTGGCCCTCCAGCGCTCCCGGGTGGTGCCCGCCAACTACCAGCTCGTGCCCTTGCTCATGGCCCTGCGCCAGCCCGAGGTGCGCCTCCTCATCGCCGACGACGTGGGCCTGGGCAAGACGGTGGAGGCCGGCCTCATCGTCAAGGAGCTCCTCCTCCGCAACAAGGCCCGGCGGGTGCTGGTCCTGGCCCCGGCCCACCTCCTCCCCCAGTGGCAGGAGGCCCTAAGGCGCTTCTTCCACCTGGAGTTCGCCATCCTTTCCGGGCCCAACCTCAAGCGCCTGGCCCGGACCCTCCCCCCCGGGGCCAACCCCTGGGCCCACTTTGACCGGGTCATCGCCAGCGTGGACTACGCCAAGCAGGACGGGGTGCGCCACCTGGTCCTCCACCAGGACTGGGACCTCCTCCTGGTGGACGAGGCCCACATGGCCGCCCGTCCCCCCACGGAGCGGGGCAAGCAGATGGAGCGCTACCGGCTGGTGCGGGAACTCTCCCGGCGGGTGCCCCACCTCCTCCTCCTCACCGCCACGCCCCATAGCGGCCACAGCGAAAGCTTCCAGAGCCTTCTTGAGCACCTGGACGCCGGGCGGCTCGGCCTTTTCAAGGGGGGCGTTCTGGACCGGGAGGCCGCCAAGAAGCACGTGGTGCAGCGGCGCCGGCGGGACGTGGAGGACTGGTTCCGCAGGGAAGGCAAGCCAAGCCCCTTCCCCGAGCGGGAGGCCCGGGAGGTGCCGGTGGAGCCCAACCGGGCCGAGCTGGAGCTCTTTGAGGCGGTGCGCCGCTACCAGGCGGAGGTCTACGACCCCGACCCCGCGAAGGTCCCGGTCCTTGGGCGGTGGCTTTCCATGCACCTCATGCGCCGGGCCACCAGCTCCCCCCGGGCCCTGGAGCAAAGCCTCAAGCGGCGGAAGGCCCTTCTGGAAAACGCCTTAAGCGCCCAGGAGGCCACGGACGAGGAGGCGGCGGCCCTCTTTGACGGCGTCCCCGACAAGCTCTTGCCGGAGGAAGCGGAGGTGGGCCTCGAGCTCACCCTGGCGGACCAGGCCCGCCTGGAGGCGGAGAAGGCCTACCTGGAGGTCCTCTTGCGCCACCTGCGCTCGTGGCGAAAGGACAGCAAGCTAGAAGCCCTCCTGGAGATGCTCAAAGACCCCTTGCGCCTAGGGCGGGGGCGCACCCTGGTCTTCACCCGCTACAAGGACACCCTGGACTACCTGGTGGAAAAGCTCCAGGAAGCCCTCCCCTACCCCGTCTTCGCCGTGCACGGAGAGATGCGGGAGGAGGAGCGGGAGGCGGTGCTGGAGGCCTTCGTCCGGGAAAAGCCCGCCGTCTTGGTGGCCACCGACGTCTTCTCGGAAGGCCTAAACCTCCAGCACCACGCCTCCCAGCTGGTCCACTACGACCTCCCCTGGAACCCCAACCGCCTGGAGCAGCGCAACGGGCGCATAGACCGCTTCGGCCAGCCCGAGCCCGTGGTGCGCATCCGCACCCTCTACTACGAGCGCTCCTTTGACGTGGCCGTCTTCCGCCTCCTCTTGGAAAAGGCGGAAAGGATCCGGCGGGAGCTCGGGGTGGTGCCCGCCTTCTTCGGGGAGGAGACCTACCTGAGGGCCCGCCTCGAGGCCCTCTGGCAAAGGGACTGGCGGGGGGAGCGCCGGCTGCAGGCCCCCCTCTTCGCCGAGGAGGAGGCGCCCGAGTGGGAGGCAGCCTATAGGGCCGTGCGGGAAGGCTTCTACGGCCACAGCGAGTTCAGCCTCCCCGACGTGGAAAACCGCCTGCAAGAGGCCCTGAAGCGGGCGGGAAGCCCCAAGACCCTGGAAAGCTTCGTGCTGGACGGGCTCCGCTACCTGGGCTGGCAGGTGGAGGGGCAGGACCCCTACACCGCCCAGCGGGGGGCCGGGGAGCCGGTGCCGGGGCTTCCCCCGGAGTTTGGCCCCTTTAGCTTTGACCCCCAGGCCCCCCTGGGCGTGGAGGTGCTGGACCTGGCTCACCCCCTGGTGGAGCACCTGGTGGGCCACCTCCGCTTCCGGGCCTACCGGGACCTGGACGGGGCGAGGACCGCCCTTTTGGCCCTGCCCCCCGGCGCCGGCGAGCCCGTGGCCCTCTACCACTTCCGGGCCCGCTTCCTCGGGCCCAAGGGGGAGGTCCTGGAAAGCCTCTTCCGCAAAGGCGTCCGCCTCCTGGACCTGAAGGAGCTCCCCCCGGAAAAGACGGAAGCCCTTTGGCAGAACCGCCGCAAGCAAGCCCCGGCCCTAAGCCGCCAACAGGCCCGTATCCTGGCGGAGGAGGCCCTTAGGGCCCCCCTGGAGGAGCTGGGGCCAAAGGGGGCCCTGGAGGTGCTGGCCCGGCTTAGGGCGGAGCGGGAGGCCCTGAAGCGGGACCTGGCGAGGGCCTACGGCACCCTGCCCGAGGCCTTCCAGGACCTGGACCGCCTCGAGCTTCTAGGCCATGAGCTTCTGGCCATCACCCTACTGGCCTAA
- a CDS encoding 3'-5' exonuclease, whose product MGTPVIGLSESFWKARKALTPEEQSLVDHSLMKFMENPEHPGLRLHRLDALPKSKAKVLWSLRVNDDIRMILYRHETGWIPVYVDHHDPAYDWARRHEVEVNAKTGELQIYRTIEQVKVVTREVRPVLAGHSREYLLDLGVPESYVDPLLMAEEGQFEELISGLSALVQERLLELATGRLVPVPPRLRTIEELANHPLGRQQLLFLRNLEELKRALSYPWEQWMVFLHPAQREVVEQTFRGPARVTGSAGTGKTVVVVHRAKVLAERYPEEPILVTTFNRFLAARLRRALEQLMGQLPPNLEVENLHALAHRLYGKLGGTAKLIPETDAIFRELLHTHTQSLGFPYAFLLSEHALLDSHGLYTWEAYRSFPRVGRGVPLTARQRLALFQVFQAFWQDLEAQGFLTFQRLLHEVRKGVEEGKLPRYRAILVDETQDFGPAELLLVKSLAPVEEDGLFFALDPAQRIYRSPLPWQALGLDIRGRSRRLKVNYRSTRQVVGLAERILPKKLEEEQREVLSLLQGPEPEVRGFTREEEALEELARWIRWLLGLGCEPREIAVFARVRELVRKLADYLNHRDIPAGAAEESEVEGVYCSTAHGGKGLEFRAVALFGAQKGLFPLESLLRDLEGEERAVQEEKERHLLYVALSRAREHLWVGYVGEPSPFLGGEG is encoded by the coding sequence ATGGGAACTCCGGTTATCGGCCTCAGCGAAAGCTTCTGGAAGGCGAGAAAGGCCCTCACGCCCGAGGAACAGAGTCTCGTGGATCATTCCCTGATGAAGTTCATGGAAAACCCGGAGCATCCTGGCCTTAGGCTCCACCGCCTAGACGCGCTACCGAAGTCGAAGGCCAAGGTCCTCTGGTCCCTTCGGGTCAACGACGACATCCGCATGATCCTCTACCGCCACGAAACGGGCTGGATCCCGGTCTACGTGGACCACCACGACCCCGCCTACGACTGGGCCAGGCGGCACGAGGTGGAGGTCAACGCCAAAACCGGCGAGCTGCAGATCTACCGCACCATAGAGCAGGTCAAGGTGGTCACCCGCGAGGTGCGCCCGGTCCTGGCGGGCCACAGTCGCGAGTACCTCCTGGACCTCGGGGTGCCGGAGTCCTACGTGGACCCCCTTCTCATGGCCGAGGAGGGCCAGTTTGAGGAGCTGATCTCCGGGCTCTCCGCCCTGGTACAGGAAAGGCTCCTGGAGCTGGCCACGGGCCGCCTGGTGCCTGTCCCCCCCAGGCTCCGTACCATCGAGGAGCTGGCCAACCACCCCTTGGGACGCCAGCAACTCCTCTTCCTCCGCAACCTGGAGGAGCTGAAACGGGCCCTCTCCTACCCCTGGGAGCAGTGGATGGTCTTTCTCCACCCGGCACAGCGGGAGGTGGTGGAGCAAACCTTCCGCGGTCCGGCCCGAGTGACCGGCAGCGCGGGTACCGGCAAGACCGTGGTGGTGGTCCACCGAGCCAAGGTCCTTGCCGAGCGCTACCCAGAGGAGCCCATCCTGGTCACCACCTTCAACCGCTTCCTGGCCGCCCGGCTGCGCCGGGCCCTGGAGCAACTGATGGGCCAACTGCCCCCGAACCTGGAGGTGGAGAACCTCCACGCCCTGGCTCACCGTCTGTACGGGAAGCTAGGGGGGACGGCAAAACTGATCCCGGAAACGGACGCCATCTTCCGGGAACTGCTCCATACCCATACCCAAAGCTTGGGCTTCCCATACGCCTTCCTGCTGAGCGAGCACGCCCTGCTGGATAGCCACGGCCTCTACACCTGGGAGGCCTACCGCTCCTTTCCCCGGGTGGGCCGGGGCGTGCCCCTCACCGCCCGCCAGCGGCTCGCCCTGTTCCAGGTCTTCCAGGCCTTCTGGCAGGACCTGGAAGCGCAGGGCTTCCTCACCTTCCAGCGCCTCCTCCACGAGGTGCGAAAAGGGGTGGAGGAGGGGAAGCTGCCCCGCTACCGGGCCATCCTGGTGGACGAGACCCAGGACTTCGGCCCCGCCGAGCTCCTCTTGGTGAAGAGCCTGGCCCCGGTCGAGGAGGACGGGCTTTTCTTCGCCCTGGACCCGGCACAGCGGATCTACCGCAGCCCGCTCCCTTGGCAGGCTCTGGGCCTGGACATCCGGGGACGTTCCCGTCGCCTCAAGGTCAACTACCGGAGCACCCGGCAGGTGGTGGGGTTGGCGGAGCGGATTCTCCCCAAGAAGCTGGAGGAGGAGCAGCGAGAGGTACTCTCTCTCCTCCAGGGCCCGGAGCCGGAGGTACGTGGTTTCACCCGGGAGGAGGAGGCCCTGGAGGAGCTGGCCAGGTGGATCCGCTGGCTGCTGGGCCTGGGATGCGAGCCCCGGGAAATCGCCGTCTTCGCCCGCGTGCGGGAGCTGGTGCGGAAGCTTGCCGATTACCTGAACCACCGAGACATCCCCGCCGGAGCGGCGGAGGAAAGCGAGGTGGAAGGGGTGTACTGCAGCACCGCCCACGGGGGCAAGGGGCTGGAGTTCCGGGCGGTGGCCCTCTTCGGGGCGCAAAAGGGACTCTTCCCCTTAGAAAGCTTGTTGCGGGACCTGGAGGGGGAGGAGCGGGCGGTGCAGGAGGAAAAAGAGCGCCACCTCCTCTACGTGGCCCTCTCCCGGGCCCGGGAGCACCTTTGGGTAGGCTACGTGGGCGAGCCTTCCCCCTTCCTCGGAGGTGAGGGATGA
- the brxL gene encoding BREX system Lon protease-like protein BrxL, with protein MAEDPLLAKAQEAFPNQVVLKSLTQETLFQRVPRFAVENLLAHAGGTPEAVGKVRKILETRYLGPGHGEWIKDQLLRHGRFVLIDRLEVQVDLGSGTYRAHLPSLGDYPVEVPLQLTEEHPGTLFGLWGTVELSYAAGRVRLMQFYPFQASLLSLDPYLRGRARFSEGEWMDFLLGSVGLNPKTLSRRLKLLYLARLAPLVEPGLHLMELGPRQTGKTYLLRNTSSETFVISGGKVTPAVLFYNQLTRKPGLVPTYQVLVFDEIDHTAWEDPSIVSILKDYMESGQFSRGGRTLVSEASLVFLGNTDSDRVPLTKVLPFGLRGDTAFLDRIHGFLPGYEFPKITPEILYSGPGLVVDYLSAAFRLLRGRPVQPDLEAPPGYTQRDLRALRKWVSALCKLVYPAGDWSPGFLEEARELALELRERVYAELHHYNPEEFPHRPLENLDQDRISWEELPSLLAEEYRGLFSALRDLGLPPPHEGPEDLVESGRVVGQSLARWGKRRLVPPGLGRFGLEVAPEADPETVAQALRGR; from the coding sequence ATGGCTGAGGACCCCCTCCTGGCCAAGGCCCAGGAAGCCTTTCCCAACCAGGTGGTGCTGAAGTCTCTCACACAGGAAACCCTTTTCCAAAGGGTGCCCCGGTTCGCGGTGGAAAACCTCCTGGCCCACGCGGGAGGCACCCCCGAGGCAGTGGGAAAGGTGCGCAAGATCCTGGAGACCCGTTACCTGGGACCGGGACACGGGGAGTGGATCAAAGACCAGCTGCTCCGCCACGGACGCTTCGTGCTCATTGACCGCCTCGAGGTCCAGGTGGATCTGGGCTCGGGCACCTACCGGGCGCACCTGCCCAGCCTGGGGGATTACCCGGTGGAGGTACCTCTCCAGCTCACCGAGGAACACCCTGGGACGCTCTTCGGCCTGTGGGGGACCGTAGAGCTGAGCTACGCCGCAGGGAGGGTTAGGCTGATGCAGTTTTACCCCTTCCAGGCCTCCCTCCTGAGCCTGGACCCCTACCTGCGGGGCCGGGCGCGCTTCTCCGAGGGGGAGTGGATGGACTTCCTCCTGGGTAGCGTGGGCCTCAACCCAAAGACCCTGTCCCGCCGGCTAAAGCTTCTCTACCTGGCCCGGCTTGCCCCCTTGGTGGAGCCGGGCCTCCACCTGATGGAGCTGGGGCCCCGGCAGACGGGCAAGACCTACCTGCTGCGCAACACCTCCTCGGAGACCTTCGTCATCTCCGGGGGCAAGGTGACCCCGGCGGTGCTCTTCTACAACCAGCTCACCCGGAAGCCCGGGCTGGTGCCCACCTACCAGGTCCTGGTCTTTGACGAGATCGACCACACCGCCTGGGAAGACCCCTCCATCGTCTCCATCCTGAAGGACTACATGGAGTCCGGCCAGTTCAGCCGGGGCGGGCGCACCCTGGTGTCCGAGGCCTCCTTGGTGTTTCTGGGAAACACCGACTCCGACCGCGTTCCCTTGACCAAGGTGCTCCCCTTTGGCCTGCGGGGGGACACGGCATTTCTGGATCGAATCCATGGTTTTCTTCCCGGGTACGAGTTCCCCAAGATCACCCCGGAGATCCTCTACTCGGGGCCGGGCCTGGTGGTGGACTACCTCTCGGCGGCCTTCCGGCTTCTCCGCGGACGGCCGGTCCAGCCGGACCTCGAGGCTCCCCCGGGCTATACCCAGCGGGACCTCCGCGCCCTGCGGAAGTGGGTTTCGGCCCTCTGCAAGCTGGTCTACCCGGCTGGGGACTGGAGCCCGGGCTTTCTGGAGGAGGCCCGGGAGTTGGCCCTGGAGCTTAGGGAGCGGGTTTACGCCGAGCTTCACCATTACAACCCGGAGGAGTTCCCCCACCGTCCCCTGGAAAACCTGGACCAGGACCGTATCTCCTGGGAAGAGCTCCCCTCCCTCCTGGCGGAGGAATACCGGGGGCTCTTCTCTGCCCTAAGGGACCTCGGCCTACCCCCACCCCACGAGGGGCCGGAGGACCTGGTAGAAAGTGGCCGGGTGGTAGGCCAGTCCCTGGCCCGCTGGGGTAAGCGCCGCCTGGTACCCCCGGGCCTGGGGCGGTTTGGCCTCGAGGTGGCCCCCGAGGCCGACCCGGAAACGGTGGCGCAGGCGCTTAGAGGAAGGTGA